From Cryobacterium sp. GrIS_2_6:
TGCGAACGGCGGGTTAGGGACGGAGGAGGACCTTGATCGCGCGGCGCTCGTCCATCGCGGCGTACGCCTCGGCGACGTCGGCCAGCGGCAGCTCCAGGTCGAAGACGCGGCCCGGGTTGATCTCCCCGGAGAGCACCTCCGGCAGCAGTTCCTCGATGTAGCCGCGCACGGATGCGACGCCGCCGTTGATCCCGACGTTACGGCCGAAGAGGGGCTGCATCGCAATCGGGCCACCGGTGGGCACGCCCACGTAACCGACCATTCCGCCCGGGCGGGCCGACGCAACCGCTTGCTCCATCGATTCCCTGGTTCCGACGCACTCGAGCACGAAGTCCGCGCCGATGCCGTCGAACATCTCGTGGATCTTCGCGACGCCCTCGGCTCCACGCTCCTCGACCACGTCGGTTGCGCCGAATTCGCGCGCGACGACCTGCCGTGAGGCGTGCCGGGACATGGCGACGATCCGCGAGGCCCCGAGACGCTTCGCGGCGATGATCGCACACAGGCCCACGGCGCCGTCACCCACGACGACGACGGTGCTGCCCGGGGTCACTCCCGCGGAGACCGCGGCGTGGTGCCCGGTACCCATCACATCTGCGAGGGTCAGCAGGCCCGGGATCTGGGCATCCGTCGGCTGGGACGGTGTCGCGACGAGGGAACCGTCCGCGTGCGGCACGCGCACGCGCTCGCCCTGGGCACCGTCGGCGAAGCCGCCGAGCCGGTCGTCCGCACCCCACCAGCCGCCGTGCAGGCACGACGTGCTCACGCCGTTCCGGCAGTTGATACAGGTGTTGTCGCAGTCGTAGAACGGTGCGATGACGAAGTCGCCGACCTTGATCGTCGTGACG
This genomic window contains:
- a CDS encoding zinc-dependent alcohol dehydrogenase family protein; translation: MRATVIYGERDIRLEEVPDPILSTGGDAIVRVVAACVCGSDLWPYRGVQPTTEPHRIGHEFVGVVEEIGADVTTIKVGDFVIAPFYDCDNTCINCRNGVSTSCLHGGWWGADDRLGGFADGAQGERVRVPHADGSLVATPSQPTDAQIPGLLTLADVMGTGHHAAVSAGVTPGSTVVVVGDGAVGLCAIIAAKRLGASRIVAMSRHASRQVVAREFGATDVVEERGAEGVAKIHEMFDGIGADFVLECVGTRESMEQAVASARPGGMVGYVGVPTGGPIAMQPLFGRNVGINGGVASVRGYIEELLPEVLSGEINPGRVFDLELPLADVAEAYAAMDERRAIKVLLRP